Proteins encoded in a region of the Moritella marina ATCC 15381 genome:
- a CDS encoding DUF2860 family protein, translating to MISRKHSLLALPLLLTSSVLGFSSVAIAKPLAKSPGFSGTIGINAGFSDSQDQFNTDDDNAKIDGLDNAGKDVSTGLLFPFFRLAYTSADLQTQYFLGQSPQNILDSAIQYELGVTHNFDKRQSMTFAYIPHVPFLKETWSDPFLVGAEREKTDIDSTAVRVAYKFMPVQIEYAYASYDIEDDQSGANNGCGGSACTAGEQEQLKRDSDYQRLSLESSLRLWQGMFAKANVYYANQDAKGESQSYDELHYSLSIMTKYERHFLSVQAAFSDREYSAENPIFAQTQEQDATRYSLIYSYDKPFNIEDSNLNVIYQNKDIDANIDFYDSTSNFVSVGMSYNF from the coding sequence ATGATATCTAGAAAGCACAGTTTACTTGCACTGCCGCTATTACTAACCAGCAGTGTACTTGGCTTTAGTAGTGTGGCAATAGCGAAACCCTTAGCAAAAAGCCCCGGTTTTTCGGGAACGATTGGTATTAATGCTGGTTTTAGTGATTCACAAGATCAATTTAATACCGATGATGATAATGCCAAAATTGATGGTCTAGATAACGCTGGTAAGGACGTTTCGACTGGGTTGTTATTTCCCTTTTTTCGTTTGGCCTATACAAGCGCAGATTTACAGACTCAATATTTTTTAGGTCAGAGCCCGCAAAATATTTTAGATAGCGCCATACAATACGAACTGGGTGTCACGCATAATTTTGATAAACGTCAGAGTATGACATTTGCTTATATCCCACATGTTCCATTCTTAAAAGAAACCTGGTCAGATCCTTTCTTAGTTGGTGCTGAAAGAGAAAAAACAGACATAGATTCAACCGCAGTGCGTGTGGCTTATAAATTTATGCCGGTGCAAATTGAATACGCTTATGCATCGTATGATATTGAAGATGATCAAAGTGGTGCGAACAATGGCTGTGGTGGCAGTGCTTGTACTGCAGGAGAGCAAGAACAACTTAAACGAGACAGTGATTACCAAAGATTGAGTTTAGAGAGTTCACTGCGATTGTGGCAAGGCATGTTTGCTAAAGCAAATGTATATTATGCCAATCAAGATGCTAAAGGTGAGAGTCAAAGTTATGATGAATTACATTATAGCTTGAGCATAATGACCAAATATGAGCGTCACTTCTTGTCTGTACAAGCCGCATTTAGTGATCGTGAATATAGCGCAGAAAATCCAATTTTTGCACAAACGCAAGAACAAGATGCGACGCGTTATTCATTAATCTATTCATATGACAAACCGTTTAATATTGAAGACAGTAATTTAAACGTGATCTATCAAAATAAAGATATTGATGCCAATATAGATTTTTATGATAGTACGAGTAACTTCGTGTCTGTTGGTATGAGTTACAATTTTTAA
- the ggt gene encoding gamma-glutamyltransferase, translating into MLTTHLMKGLSFGLISCISLTLPTAIAKTTSSETVENEIMVSQSLAKIKPSTSAIYSQMAIHHPVWAANGMVASQEALATKIGVDIMQQGGNAIDAAVAVGYALAVTLPRAGNLGGGGFMLVYLADEQRSIAIDYREVAPQTASADMFLDENGDPDNTLSRFHGLAVGVPGTVLGFELALEKYGSMSLAQVIAPAIKLASDGIIVTPDLANSLSATQKRLSQWPSTQAIFYKADGSSYQPGERLKQSDLAKTLTAIAKKGSSAFYQGPIAQQISDSVRDAGGIMTMEDLASYKAIERQPVTGYYRGYQVVSMPPPSSGGVHIIQMLNMLSQYPIDKMGHNSAATIHVMAESMRRAYADRSLYLGDPDFVNVPVEALTNKQYAEQLASQINPAKATPSSEVSPGTLLPYESNQTTHYSVVDKWGNAVSNTYTLNFSYGSGLVANGTGVLLNNEMDDFSAKPGVPNAYGLIGGKANAVAAKKRPLSSMTPTIVLKDNKPYLVTGSPGGSRIITTTLQVIMNVIDHDMNIAEASAAPRFHHQWLPDMIRIEKGLNIDTVNLLESKGHKVEVKAAMGSTQTIMLTDEGVYGASDPRRPSALSLGY; encoded by the coding sequence ATGTTAACGACACACCTTATGAAAGGACTTAGCTTTGGCCTTATTAGCTGCATCAGCTTAACGTTACCAACGGCGATTGCTAAAACCACCAGCAGCGAGACTGTTGAAAATGAGATTATGGTAAGCCAGAGTCTTGCAAAAATAAAACCGTCAACCAGCGCCATTTATAGTCAAATGGCGATTCATCACCCCGTTTGGGCTGCTAATGGTATGGTGGCGAGCCAAGAAGCACTGGCGACTAAAATTGGTGTCGATATCATGCAACAAGGCGGTAATGCCATTGATGCTGCAGTTGCCGTTGGTTACGCATTAGCTGTCACCCTCCCCCGCGCCGGTAATCTTGGTGGCGGTGGTTTCATGCTGGTTTATTTAGCCGATGAACAACGTTCTATTGCCATTGATTATCGTGAAGTCGCGCCACAGACCGCCTCTGCAGACATGTTTTTAGATGAAAATGGTGATCCAGATAATACCTTATCGCGCTTTCACGGCCTTGCTGTTGGTGTACCAGGAACTGTGCTTGGTTTTGAGCTAGCGTTAGAAAAATATGGCAGTATGTCATTAGCCCAGGTGATAGCCCCAGCAATAAAATTAGCCAGTGATGGCATTATCGTTACCCCAGACTTAGCCAATTCCCTTAGTGCAACGCAAAAACGTTTAAGCCAATGGCCAAGCACCCAAGCAATCTTCTACAAAGCCGATGGAAGTAGCTATCAACCAGGAGAACGATTAAAGCAAAGCGATCTCGCCAAAACCTTAACAGCTATCGCTAAAAAAGGCAGTTCAGCATTCTACCAAGGTCCAATCGCTCAACAAATTAGTGATTCGGTACGTGATGCGGGCGGCATTATGACCATGGAAGATCTCGCCAGTTATAAAGCCATAGAGCGACAACCAGTTACTGGTTACTATCGTGGTTATCAAGTGGTCTCGATGCCGCCCCCTTCTTCTGGCGGGGTGCATATAATACAAATGCTGAATATGCTCTCGCAATACCCTATCGACAAAATGGGCCATAATAGCGCAGCGACAATTCATGTCATGGCAGAATCAATGCGTCGTGCCTATGCTGACCGCAGTTTGTATTTAGGTGATCCTGACTTTGTAAACGTGCCAGTTGAAGCCCTGACTAACAAACAATATGCAGAACAGTTAGCCAGTCAAATAAATCCAGCTAAAGCAACGCCAAGTAGTGAAGTCTCACCTGGTACATTATTACCATACGAAAGCAATCAAACCACCCATTACAGTGTGGTTGATAAATGGGGTAATGCAGTCAGTAATACTTACACCCTCAACTTCAGTTATGGTTCAGGGCTTGTCGCCAATGGCACAGGCGTATTGCTGAATAATGAAATGGATGATTTTTCTGCCAAACCAGGTGTCCCGAATGCTTACGGGCTTATCGGTGGTAAAGCCAATGCCGTCGCTGCGAAAAAACGCCCATTAAGCTCAATGACCCCGACTATCGTGTTGAAAGATAATAAACCTTATCTTGTGACTGGCAGTCCAGGTGGTTCACGTATTATAACCACGACACTGCAAGTGATCATGAACGTTATTGACCATGATATGAATATAGCCGAAGCAAGCGCAGCACCGCGTTTCCATCATCAATGGTTACCCGACATGATCCGTATCGAAAAGGGCTTAAATATAGATACTGTTAATTTATTAGAGAGTAAAGGACACAAAGTTGAAGTCAAAGCAGCGATGGGTAGCACTCAAACCATCATGCTCACAGACGAAGGGGTTTATGGCGCGTCAGATCCTCGCCGCCCAAGCGCACTTAGCCTCGGTTATTAA
- a CDS encoding aldo/keto reductase, with product MTGVSRVKMALEGPELSSLVQGYWRMGEWGMDPQARLTFLKQHVELGITTVDHAHVYGSAQAPCETLFGEALKLDPQMRDSIEIISKCGIEVMHCDAPSHHVNHYNSSQSSIIHSVDTSLQRLCVEQLDVLLIHRPDLLMDADDVAQAAELLKHQGKIKHLGVSNFTPSQFALLQSRWDSPLVTNQVEINPVNLGVTEDGTLDQLQQLAIRPMAWSCLAGGSLFNTDSESMQRLLNTLEAIKQEIGAQSIDQVVFAWILKLPSKPLPIIGSGHIERVRSAVAATELVMNNQQWYRIWVASKGHGVA from the coding sequence ATGACTGGTGTATCTCGCGTTAAAATGGCTCTTGAAGGCCCTGAACTTTCATCGTTAGTACAAGGCTATTGGCGGATGGGCGAGTGGGGGATGGATCCACAAGCGCGTTTGACTTTTTTAAAGCAGCATGTCGAACTGGGTATTACAACGGTGGATCACGCCCATGTTTATGGCTCTGCACAAGCGCCGTGTGAAACTTTATTTGGCGAAGCGCTTAAACTTGATCCGCAGATGAGAGATAGCATCGAAATTATTTCTAAATGTGGCATTGAGGTTATGCACTGTGATGCACCGAGTCACCATGTTAACCATTACAACAGTTCACAAAGCAGCATTATTCATTCGGTAGATACCTCGTTGCAGCGCCTTTGTGTCGAACAATTAGATGTGTTATTAATTCATCGTCCAGATCTGTTAATGGACGCTGATGACGTTGCTCAAGCTGCTGAACTGTTAAAGCATCAAGGTAAGATTAAACACTTAGGTGTATCTAACTTTACCCCGTCGCAGTTTGCGCTGTTACAATCACGTTGGGATAGCCCATTAGTCACCAATCAAGTGGAAATAAACCCGGTTAACCTCGGTGTGACTGAAGATGGTACCTTAGACCAACTGCAACAATTAGCTATCCGACCTATGGCATGGTCATGTTTGGCTGGTGGTAGTTTGTTTAATACTGATTCAGAGAGTATGCAGCGTTTGCTAAATACGTTGGAAGCGATTAAACAGGAAATTGGTGCCCAGTCGATTGATCAAGTTGTCTTTGCGTGGATATTAAAACTCCCCTCTAAACCACTACCTATTATCGGCAGTGGCCACATAGAGCGCGTACGTAGTGCTGTTGCTGCGACAGAACTGGTAATGAACAACCAGCAATGGTATCGCATCTGGGTTGCATCAAAAGGTCACGGTGTGGCTTAA
- a CDS encoding acyl-CoA thioesterase: protein MISELIRCFYLRNKQTNTKGFFDTITRSFRVGLRHIDFNLHINNAKYLMFLEKARWDHAIQTNTFNPLLKHKLNFIVAGVEVGYIREIGLFKKFDVETTYLGWDDKYFYLEQKCIVNGKLCNYSLVKAVFVQKGKVVSPNKVMEILPMEQRPQQLPEHMQIWKDLGIAKRNFTTCEQLDKAA from the coding sequence ATGATCAGTGAATTGATCCGTTGCTTTTATCTACGTAATAAGCAGACTAATACAAAAGGATTTTTCGACACAATTACCCGCTCTTTTCGAGTTGGCTTGCGCCATATCGATTTTAACCTGCATATAAACAATGCCAAATATCTGATGTTTCTTGAAAAAGCACGTTGGGATCATGCGATTCAAACCAACACATTCAACCCACTATTGAAGCATAAGTTAAACTTCATCGTTGCAGGTGTTGAAGTGGGCTATATTCGCGAGATAGGTTTATTTAAAAAATTCGATGTAGAAACGACTTACTTAGGTTGGGATGATAAGTACTTTTATCTAGAGCAAAAATGCATCGTCAATGGCAAGCTATGTAACTACAGCTTAGTCAAAGCCGTTTTTGTCCAAAAAGGTAAGGTAGTCTCTCCAAATAAGGTGATGGAGATATTACCAATGGAGCAACGCCCACAGCAATTACCAGAGCATATGCAAATATGGAAAGACCTTGGTATAGCTAAGCGAAACTTCACCACCTGTGAGCAGCTAGATAAAGCCGCTTAG
- a CDS encoding oligogalacturonate-specific porin KdgM family protein, whose protein sequence is MKKLALTLLCATIAAPALAGGSSYVTGNVQLHDRNDFNGSDKTSTIEAGHTFETGTTVLVEIDGIQVGETSDATKGQFANSAYTTLGVEQSYSVNDKLWVAAGYHHLLHDGEVVQYRPLVKIGYNFDNGLSISNRTRMQIQANDAIDAGVDVTNDQVRLDNNIAYQFKDMPVNVKYNNVYYVNDGVNNDNSMEHELRATWTRAGVQPYVEYRNQESSAKSNPGHNNNVLVVGASYGF, encoded by the coding sequence ATGAAAAAACTTGCATTAACTCTTCTTTGCGCAACTATCGCAGCACCAGCACTTGCTGGTGGTTCATCTTATGTAACAGGTAATGTACAACTACATGACCGTAACGATTTCAACGGTTCTGATAAGACATCAACAATTGAAGCTGGCCATACATTTGAAACAGGTACTACAGTTTTAGTTGAAATTGATGGCATTCAAGTTGGTGAAACGTCTGATGCAACAAAAGGTCAATTTGCTAACTCAGCCTACACAACACTCGGTGTTGAACAATCATATAGCGTTAATGATAAACTATGGGTAGCTGCGGGTTATCACCACTTATTACACGACGGTGAAGTTGTTCAATACCGTCCATTAGTAAAAATTGGTTATAACTTCGATAATGGTCTTTCTATCTCTAACCGTACTCGTATGCAAATCCAAGCAAATGATGCAATCGATGCTGGCGTAGATGTTACAAACGATCAAGTGCGTTTAGATAACAACATTGCTTACCAATTCAAAGATATGCCAGTAAATGTTAAATACAACAATGTTTATTACGTAAATGATGGTGTTAACAATGACAACTCTATGGAGCATGAATTACGTGCAACTTGGACACGTGCTGGTGTTCAACCATACGTAGAATATCGCAACCAAGAGTCTTCAGCGAAATCTAACCCTGGTCACAACAATAACGTACTTGTTGTTGGTGCATCATACGGCTTCTAA
- a CDS encoding diguanylate cyclase domain-containing protein, translating into MSSHNISLFKHIKLSTLGLFFTCGFALSALIFIASSMIINSNVTLASSVWTEYKTNKSEKIRIDSALRSSLGYGGAIHEFKNYLLRPEPWRIERVQAKLGAVNAAITQFNTLGPTNAQTIALTDIKNMVDAYSTALVQAERLFNQGLQPLAVDKQVIIDDSLAMRGLQILNQELQRELHINNTNIDNTSNGNPDITKADIAVKLRSALGYGGFIHNFKNAVLRGDEKYIAEADSCLIKAESLINLYRSKGLTSAEHISLEDISRTLASYKQAIGTIRQLVSQNASPQYIDQQVKINDTSALRGLAVLDREIVIQIEQSADNVSATLDFVTKLISWLSWFTIIFTTAFIIAAILLMRNRLMNPIKELIHAMKTLAEGNFNIKIFATDRDNEIGEMARALEIFTANALKHRDSEAQVQAVINTAVHAIVTTNERGVILAFNPAALAIFDYELDDIIGRNIKLLMPQASKAFTDSVQGKVYEEDALRANGVHFPIELSVNEMTVGNKLMYTTVIHDITARKAAEAEIRKLAMTDPLTGVANRNQFELRIEEAIQVAEQNNKSVGLLLLDLNKFKPVNDTYGHHVGDQLLKDVAARMVDASRQTDTVARLGGDEFAIIFNHLDTPECIKVPFERLVSELSRPYVVNDMILDVSASMGVSMYPQDDTNVDELLRKADLAMYKHKNIELVS; encoded by the coding sequence ATGAGTAGCCACAATATTTCTCTCTTCAAACATATCAAACTCAGTACCTTGGGTTTATTTTTCACCTGTGGTTTTGCCCTCTCCGCGCTCATATTTATTGCTTCAAGCATGATAATCAATAGCAATGTCACACTCGCATCCTCGGTATGGACTGAGTACAAAACGAATAAATCTGAAAAAATAAGAATCGATAGCGCACTGCGTTCATCACTTGGTTATGGTGGCGCCATCCATGAGTTCAAAAATTATTTGTTACGCCCAGAACCGTGGCGCATTGAACGCGTACAAGCAAAGTTAGGTGCGGTGAATGCTGCCATAACGCAATTTAATACGCTCGGACCAACTAACGCACAAACGATTGCTTTGACCGATATAAAAAATATGGTTGATGCCTATAGCACAGCACTAGTACAAGCTGAACGACTGTTTAACCAAGGCTTACAACCTCTTGCCGTCGATAAACAAGTAATCATTGATGACTCGCTCGCAATGCGTGGATTACAGATCTTAAATCAAGAGCTACAACGTGAATTACACATCAACAACACAAATATCGATAACACCAGTAATGGTAATCCTGATATCACCAAAGCCGATATCGCCGTTAAATTACGTTCCGCACTGGGTTATGGCGGTTTTATTCATAATTTTAAAAATGCGGTACTACGTGGTGATGAAAAGTACATCGCCGAAGCAGATTCATGTTTGATTAAAGCAGAAAGCTTGATCAACCTATATCGCAGTAAAGGCTTGACGAGCGCAGAACACATTTCGCTTGAAGATATAAGCAGAACATTAGCTAGCTATAAGCAAGCAATCGGCACTATTCGCCAATTGGTCAGTCAAAATGCCAGTCCACAATATATCGATCAACAAGTAAAAATTAACGATACCTCCGCATTACGTGGCCTCGCGGTACTGGATCGTGAAATCGTGATTCAAATAGAGCAAAGTGCCGACAATGTTAGCGCGACGTTAGACTTTGTCACCAAACTGATCAGCTGGTTATCTTGGTTTACCATTATCTTTACCACCGCATTCATCATTGCTGCTATTTTATTAATGCGTAATCGTTTAATGAATCCAATTAAAGAACTTATTCATGCTATGAAGACCTTGGCCGAAGGGAACTTTAATATCAAGATATTTGCCACCGACCGAGACAACGAAATCGGTGAAATGGCGCGCGCATTAGAAATATTCACTGCTAATGCCTTAAAACACCGAGATTCAGAGGCGCAAGTGCAGGCGGTGATCAACACTGCCGTCCATGCGATTGTCACCACCAATGAGCGCGGTGTTATTCTTGCCTTTAACCCGGCGGCATTAGCTATTTTTGATTATGAGTTAGATGATATTATTGGTCGTAATATAAAGCTGCTCATGCCGCAAGCCAGTAAAGCGTTTACCGACAGCGTGCAGGGTAAAGTATACGAAGAAGACGCATTACGCGCTAACGGCGTTCACTTCCCAATTGAATTATCTGTTAACGAAATGACAGTTGGCAATAAACTCATGTACACCACAGTGATACATGATATTACCGCACGTAAGGCTGCAGAAGCAGAAATTAGAAAACTCGCAATGACAGACCCGTTAACCGGTGTTGCTAACCGTAATCAATTCGAATTACGTATTGAGGAAGCCATTCAAGTCGCAGAACAAAATAACAAATCGGTTGGTCTACTACTATTAGATTTAAACAAATTTAAGCCAGTGAATGATACTTATGGTCATCATGTCGGTGATCAATTACTCAAAGATGTTGCCGCGCGTATGGTTGATGCAAGCCGTCAAACCGATACCGTTGCACGCTTAGGTGGTGATGAATTTGCAATCATCTTTAATCACCTCGATACCCCAGAGTGTATTAAAGTACCTTTCGAGCGCTTGGTCAGTGAATTATCGCGCCCTTATGTAGTCAACGACATGATACTGGATGTATCAGCCAGTATGGGCGTAAGCATGTATCCACAAGATGATACCAATGTTGATGAACTGCTACGTAAAGCAGATCTTGCAATGTATAAGCATAAGAATATCGAACTTGTATCCTGA
- a CDS encoding DeoR/GlpR family DNA-binding transcription regulator, whose translation MSKRNTQQRRHTIIQLLEEQGKLSVDELAQRFETSEVTIRKDLTALEQNGLLLRRYGGAVPIPKELLPEVETDKVSQCKIEIAIAAALRIRDHNRIIIDSGTTTASLIEQLANKKGLITMTNSLQVATALNGLENEPTLLMTGGTWDPHSESFQGQIAEQVLRSYDFDQLFIGADGVDLERGTTTFNELIGLSRVMAEVSREVVVMVESEKISRKMPNLELAWDNIHTLITDAGITNEQRSAIEAKNIDVVIAPKSP comes from the coding sequence ATGTCAAAACGTAATACTCAGCAACGTCGTCATACCATAATTCAACTACTTGAAGAACAAGGTAAACTCAGCGTTGATGAACTCGCACAACGTTTTGAAACATCAGAAGTGACCATTCGTAAAGATCTTACCGCGTTAGAGCAGAACGGTTTATTGTTACGTCGTTATGGTGGCGCAGTGCCTATTCCTAAAGAGCTGCTTCCTGAAGTAGAAACTGATAAAGTCTCACAGTGTAAAATTGAAATAGCCATTGCAGCAGCGTTACGTATTCGCGATCACAACCGGATCATTATCGACAGTGGCACCACCACGGCCAGTTTAATCGAGCAGTTAGCGAATAAAAAAGGCTTAATCACCATGACTAATTCACTGCAAGTTGCCACAGCGCTGAATGGTTTAGAAAATGAGCCTACGTTATTAATGACTGGTGGTACTTGGGACCCGCACTCTGAATCATTCCAAGGTCAAATTGCCGAGCAAGTACTGCGTTCATACGATTTTGATCAATTATTTATCGGCGCCGACGGTGTTGATTTAGAACGTGGTACCACGACCTTTAATGAGTTAATTGGCTTAAGCCGCGTTATGGCTGAAGTATCAAGAGAAGTCGTTGTTATGGTTGAGTCAGAAAAAATCAGTCGAAAGATGCCCAACCTAGAACTCGCCTGGGACAATATCCACACCTTAATTACCGATGCTGGGATAACCAATGAACAGCGTAGTGCTATTGAGGCCAAAAATATCGACGTCGTTATCGCACCAAAATCGCCTTAG
- a CDS encoding HD-GYP domain-containing protein codes for MENVSLMIKDLQVGHYINLPIGWTSHPFILNSFLIKDEKQLRIVQHLGLATISVDLSRSKLSQPQSIAAVTIASQTPELTQSALIAAQAVKIQQDTDAAEEKQQLLTQLAQQQAWWKQIRHSRSKYQDKIASLKDIYSKLSLQPEKAMQLLELLSGELAIAAEQQHDFSFALCNEALSSDTLYQNAMNVAVLSTCLAKQLAFSRQDIAMVIHTALLSQFGMLWVPASIRNKKSELTKPEVNYLKQHPAYAAQRLQGITTLPESIIHSILQVNEKFDGSGYPRGLKQDKISKYAQLVAITTRYNEMCNANLPQHRYSPHLAIGLLFKQANKHYNKAYLEQFIKMIGIFPVGTIVNYGNNHQAQVQMGVVDSLRQPLIVDLDELEPIKKQSLLRHCRDEDITIAKWVSSDDIAAEHLAKFNLVQRNNLYFSS; via the coding sequence ATGGAAAATGTCTCCTTAATGATTAAAGACCTGCAAGTCGGTCACTATATTAATCTTCCCATTGGTTGGACATCCCACCCTTTTATTCTTAATTCATTTCTAATTAAAGATGAAAAGCAACTTAGAATTGTACAGCATCTTGGTTTAGCAACGATTTCTGTCGATCTATCTCGCAGTAAGCTTTCCCAACCACAAAGTATTGCAGCAGTGACAATCGCATCGCAAACACCAGAGTTAACGCAATCAGCATTGATTGCAGCACAAGCCGTGAAAATACAGCAAGATACAGATGCAGCCGAAGAAAAACAGCAACTGTTAACACAATTAGCACAACAGCAGGCGTGGTGGAAACAGATCCGCCATAGTCGTTCAAAATATCAAGACAAGATCGCCAGCCTTAAAGATATTTATAGCAAGCTTAGCTTACAACCAGAAAAGGCCATGCAGCTATTAGAATTACTCTCAGGTGAATTAGCGATTGCAGCAGAGCAACAGCATGACTTTAGTTTTGCGTTATGCAATGAAGCGCTATCAAGTGATACCCTTTATCAAAACGCAATGAATGTAGCCGTGCTCAGCACTTGTTTAGCAAAACAGCTCGCGTTTAGCCGTCAAGATATCGCGATGGTTATCCATACAGCCTTACTCAGCCAGTTTGGTATGCTATGGGTACCCGCTTCAATTCGTAACAAAAAATCTGAATTAACCAAACCAGAAGTGAATTACCTGAAACAACACCCAGCCTACGCCGCACAAAGATTACAAGGTATAACAACACTCCCCGAGAGCATCATTCATAGCATATTGCAGGTCAATGAAAAATTCGATGGCAGCGGTTACCCACGTGGCTTAAAACAAGATAAAATATCAAAATATGCACAATTAGTGGCGATTACGACCCGTTATAACGAAATGTGCAATGCTAATTTACCGCAACATCGTTATTCACCACACCTTGCTATCGGCTTGCTATTTAAGCAAGCGAATAAGCATTATAATAAAGCCTATCTCGAGCAGTTTATTAAGATGATTGGCATATTTCCAGTTGGTACGATTGTTAATTACGGTAACAATCATCAAGCTCAGGTACAGATGGGGGTTGTAGATAGTCTACGACAGCCACTCATTGTTGACCTCGATGAGCTTGAACCGATAAAAAAACAATCACTACTACGCCATTGTCGTGATGAAGACATTACGATAGCAAAATGGGTCAGCAGTGATGATATCGCCGCAGAGCACCTCGCTAAATTCAATTTGGTCCAGCGTAACAATCTATACTTCTCTAGCTAG